A region of Cellulophaga sp. RHA19 DNA encodes the following proteins:
- the gyrB gene encoding DNA topoisomerase (ATP-hydrolyzing) subunit B: MSEEAKKNNYSADSIQALEGMEHVRMRPSMYIGDVGVRGLHHLVYEVVDNSIDEAMGGHCDTISVTINEDGSITTKDNGRGIPVGLHKKEGVSALQVVMTKIGAGGKFDKDSYKVSGGLHGVGVSCVNALSNHLKATVFREGKIWEQEYSKGKALYPVKSIGDTDETGTIVTFYPDDTIFTQTTEYSYETLSSRMRELAYLNKGVTITITDKRVTDEKGEFLSEVFFSEEGLKEFIKFLDGNREQLIREVVSMEGEKNGIPVEVAMVYNTSYSENLHSYVNNINTHEGGTHLSGFRRGLTSTLKKYADASGMLEKLKFEIQGDDFREGLTAIVSVKVAEPQFEGQTKTKLGNREVSSAVSQAVSEMLTNYLEENPDDAKVIVQKVILAAQARHAATKAREMVQRKTVMSIGGLPGKLSDCSEQDATKCEVFLVEGDSAGGTAKQGRDRNFQAILPLRGKILNVEKAMQHKVFENEEIKNIYTALGVTIGTEEDSKALNLEKLRYHKVVIMCDADVDGSHIETLILTFFFRFMRELIEAGHIYIATPPLYLVKKGTKKRYAWSDKERDEIADSFNGSVGIQRYKGLGEMNAEQLWDTTMNPDFRTLRQITIESASESDRVFSMLMGDEVPPRREFIEKNAVYANIDA, from the coding sequence ATGAGCGAAGAAGCAAAAAAGAATAATTATTCAGCTGACAGTATTCAGGCCCTAGAGGGTATGGAGCACGTACGTATGCGTCCTTCAATGTATATTGGTGACGTTGGTGTTAGAGGTTTGCACCACTTAGTTTACGAGGTAGTAGATAACTCTATTGATGAGGCAATGGGTGGTCATTGTGATACTATTAGTGTAACAATAAATGAAGATGGTTCTATCACTACCAAAGATAATGGTAGGGGTATACCAGTAGGTCTTCATAAAAAAGAAGGTGTTTCTGCATTACAGGTTGTAATGACTAAAATTGGTGCAGGTGGTAAGTTTGATAAAGATTCATATAAAGTATCTGGTGGTTTGCACGGGGTAGGTGTATCTTGTGTTAACGCATTATCTAACCATCTAAAAGCAACTGTTTTTAGAGAAGGTAAAATATGGGAACAAGAGTATTCTAAAGGTAAAGCTTTGTATCCTGTAAAAAGTATAGGTGATACAGATGAAACTGGTACAATAGTTACTTTTTATCCTGATGATACTATTTTTACGCAAACTACTGAGTATAGCTATGAAACGCTTTCTAGTAGAATGCGAGAGTTAGCTTACCTTAACAAAGGTGTAACTATAACAATTACAGATAAAAGAGTTACCGATGAAAAAGGAGAGTTTTTATCAGAAGTTTTCTTTTCTGAAGAAGGTCTTAAAGAATTTATAAAATTCTTAGATGGTAACAGAGAGCAACTTATTCGTGAAGTTGTTTCTATGGAAGGTGAAAAAAATGGTATTCCTGTAGAGGTTGCTATGGTGTATAACACATCGTATTCAGAAAATCTTCACTCTTACGTAAATAACATTAACACACATGAAGGTGGTACACACCTTTCTGGTTTTAGAAGAGGTTTAACATCTACCTTAAAGAAGTATGCAGATGCTTCAGGAATGTTAGAGAAGTTAAAGTTTGAAATTCAAGGTGATGATTTTAGAGAGGGTTTAACTGCAATTGTATCTGTAAAAGTAGCAGAACCACAGTTTGAAGGGCAAACAAAAACTAAATTAGGAAACAGAGAAGTATCTTCTGCAGTAAGTCAGGCGGTATCAGAAATGTTGACTAATTATTTAGAAGAAAATCCGGATGATGCTAAAGTAATTGTACAGAAAGTTATTTTGGCTGCGCAAGCACGTCATGCAGCTACTAAGGCTCGTGAAATGGTACAGCGTAAAACGGTAATGAGTATAGGTGGCTTACCTGGAAAATTATCAGATTGTTCTGAGCAAGATGCTACAAAATGCGAAGTGTTCCTTGTAGAGGGAGATTCGGCAGGTGGTACTGCCAAGCAAGGTAGAGACAGAAATTTTCAGGCAATATTACCGCTTCGTGGTAAAATCTTAAATGTTGAAAAAGCAATGCAACATAAGGTTTTTGAAAACGAAGAAATTAAAAATATATATACAGCTCTAGGTGTAACTATTGGTACAGAGGAAGATAGTAAAGCCTTAAACTTAGAAAAATTAAGATACCATAAAGTAGTTATTATGTGTGATGCCGATGTAGATGGTAGTCACATTGAAACTTTAATTCTTACTTTTTTCTTCCGTTTTATGAGAGAATTAATAGAGGCAGGGCATATTTATATAGCAACACCTCCATTATACTTAGTTAAAAAAGGAACAAAGAAAAGGTATGCTTGGTCAGACAAAGAACGAGATGAAATTGCTGATAGCTTTAATGGTAGCGTAGGTATACAAAGGTATAAAGGTCTTGGGGAGATGAATGCGGAGCAATTGTGGGATACTACAATGAATCCAGATTTTAGAACATTAAGACAAATTACCATTGAAAGTGCTTCAGAATCAGACCGTGTATTCTCAATGTTAATGGGAGATGAAGTACCTCCTAGAAGAGAGTTTATAGAGAAAAATGCCGTTTATGCAAACATTGATGCATAA
- a CDS encoding DUF2911 domain-containing protein, with protein sequence MKRLIALSALVLTMVFTTNATAQKFPGLDKSPADIASQPSSYKISKKNIRVVYSRPQLKGRLVKDLAPAGKVWRTGANEAAEVTFYADTKFGGKTVKAGTYSLFSVPGEKEWTVILNKNLNQWGAYSYEKDADVIRVTGNVSKSKDTIEAFSITFTDTDMVMGWGTTIVSVPFSI encoded by the coding sequence ATGAAAAGATTAATTGCATTATCAGCACTTGTATTAACTATGGTATTTACTACTAACGCAACTGCTCAAAAATTTCCTGGCTTAGATAAAAGTCCAGCCGACATTGCCTCTCAACCATCTAGCTACAAAATTTCAAAAAAGAACATACGTGTTGTTTATAGTCGCCCTCAATTAAAAGGAAGATTAGTAAAAGATTTAGCCCCTGCAGGAAAAGTATGGAGAACTGGCGCTAATGAGGCTGCAGAAGTTACTTTTTACGCAGATACAAAATTTGGAGGTAAAACAGTAAAAGCTGGTACTTACTCTTTATTCTCTGTACCTGGAGAAAAAGAATGGACTGTAATTTTAAATAAAAACTTAAACCAATGGGGTGCTTACTCTTATGAGAAAGATGCTGACGTTATTAGAGTTACAGGTAATGTATCTAAAAGCAAAGACACTATAGAAGCTTTTTCTATTACTTTTACAGATACTGATATGGTAATGGGTTGGGGAACTACTATAGTTTCTGTACCTTTTTCTATTTAA
- a CDS encoding amidohydrolase — protein MKKLTLVLLLVIAACNPKKEKVDYIVTNANVYTVDSTFAKAQAFAVKDDLFVAVGTAEEIAEKYASDKTIDAGGKTITPGLIDAHCHFFGLGMNQQVVDLIDTKSFDEVVKRVSAFQKTNTKTFIRGRGWDQNDWEVKEFPKKEALDSLFPSIPVVLERVDGHAYIVNQYALDLAKITKDTKISGGEIVKVNNELTGVLIDNPMVLIDDVLPKPSIATQAQALKDAEKICVDYGLTTVNDAGLDKQTIEIIDSLQQNGEMDIRVYAMISANKENLDYYLTKGIVKTDGLNVRSVKVYGDGALGSRGAALKEEYSDKHNHYGAMVTPVEKINSLAKRIAKTDYQMNTHAIGDSANVAVLRAYKSALKNTKGRRWKVEHAQVIAPKDFDYFKLGIIPSVQPTHATSDMYWAKDRLGEERVKGAYAFKKLLDIAGVVALGTDFPVERVSPFLTFYAAVARKDTKNYPEGGFQMENALSREETLKGMTIWAAYSNFEENEKGSIEPGKKADFVILSDNIMEVEASNIPTITAEQVFIGGKKVK, from the coding sequence ATGAAAAAATTAACACTTGTATTACTGCTGGTAATTGCGGCTTGTAATCCTAAAAAAGAAAAGGTAGACTATATTGTTACCAATGCAAATGTTTATACGGTAGATTCTACGTTTGCAAAAGCACAAGCTTTTGCTGTAAAAGATGATTTATTTGTAGCTGTTGGTACTGCAGAAGAAATTGCAGAAAAGTATGCATCAGACAAAACAATAGACGCCGGTGGTAAAACAATTACTCCGGGTTTAATAGACGCGCATTGTCATTTTTTTGGATTAGGGATGAACCAGCAAGTGGTAGATTTAATTGATACCAAAAGTTTTGATGAGGTGGTAAAACGTGTTTCTGCTTTTCAAAAAACTAATACCAAAACATTTATAAGAGGTAGAGGTTGGGACCAAAATGATTGGGAAGTAAAAGAGTTTCCAAAAAAAGAGGCTTTAGATTCTCTTTTTCCTTCAATTCCTGTTGTTTTGGAGCGTGTAGATGGCCACGCATACATTGTAAATCAATATGCATTAGACCTTGCTAAAATTACAAAGGACACTAAAATTAGTGGAGGTGAAATTGTAAAGGTTAATAATGAACTTACAGGTGTTTTGATAGATAATCCAATGGTTTTAATAGATGATGTTTTGCCAAAACCAAGTATAGCAACTCAAGCACAAGCATTAAAAGATGCAGAAAAAATATGTGTTGATTATGGGTTAACAACGGTTAATGATGCAGGTTTAGATAAGCAAACTATAGAAATTATAGACAGCTTGCAGCAAAACGGAGAAATGGATATCCGTGTTTATGCTATGATAAGTGCAAACAAAGAAAATTTAGATTATTACTTAACTAAAGGGATTGTAAAAACAGACGGATTAAATGTTCGTTCTGTAAAAGTGTACGGAGACGGTGCACTAGGTTCTAGAGGTGCGGCTTTAAAAGAAGAGTACTCGGACAAGCACAATCATTATGGTGCTATGGTAACTCCTGTAGAAAAAATAAATAGTCTTGCTAAAAGAATTGCAAAAACCGACTACCAAATGAATACGCATGCTATTGGAGATTCTGCTAATGTAGCGGTTTTACGAGCTTATAAATCGGCATTAAAAAATACAAAAGGCAGACGTTGGAAAGTAGAACACGCACAGGTTATTGCGCCAAAAGATTTTGATTATTTTAAACTAGGAATTATACCATCTGTGCAGCCAACGCATGCAACTAGTGATATGTACTGGGCAAAGGACAGGCTGGGAGAAGAGCGTGTAAAAGGCGCTTATGCATTTAAAAAATTATTAGATATAGCTGGTGTTGTTGCTTTAGGAACAGATTTTCCGGTAGAACGTGTAAGTCCGTTTTTAACGTTTTATGCAGCTGTTGCCAGAAAAGACACTAAAAATTATCCAGAAGGTGGTTTTCAAATGGAAAACGCTTTGTCTAGAGAAGAGACATTAAAAGGGATGACAATTTGGGCTGCTTATTCTAATTTTGAAGAAAATGAAAAAGGAAGTATTGAGCCAGGTAAAAAAGCAGATTTTGTAATTTTAAGTGATAATATTATGGAGGTTGAAGCTTCTAATATTCCAACCATAACAGCAGAACAAGTTTTTATAGGAGGTAAGAAAGTAAAATAG
- a CDS encoding TonB-dependent receptor, whose protein sequence is MQKYIYITITLFLGLAPIAFAQDKDKDKEEKDLGTETVTVVKAYKPTIADAFKLKSTPVINGAVELKKKPINYSIFSVPVASTFTPAKGKATAVKKKKPEELFNSYASLGLGNYNNALVDFYTSRPINRNETLDIGLNHHSSRGDIEEAPVDNVFYDTKVKGIYTRRERDLEWNANLALQHKLYSWYGVTEDALGTIPESLIDEKQHYFDAELGGELKMEDYLIKGGDVLLRRFWDATESGENRAVINAAVEVPISNELINFNVKLDYLGGKFKNASLNNTDNTGEIKFGQVQFGVNPSLVILRDDLTLNLGANVVYGLDTEASNSNLYIYPAVTASYRLSGETAIAYGGIEGDLHQNSYHDFVDENPFVSPTLTILPTDSQYNAYAGLKGQLLTNLGYNVKASYTAENNRALYKLNPENAFRADEDKDYHLGNTFDIFYDDIKTFSFFGELNVDVNRNFALGINAEVFSYTTETDNPAWNLPKVKGSLFLDYQINEKWFMGANLFFVGEREDLGSVAATGTQPQDFVSTVVTLDSYFDANAHVGYRLDEKLSLFIKTANIANNNYQRWANYPVQGFQVLAGATYKFNW, encoded by the coding sequence ATGCAAAAGTATATCTATATAACTATAACTTTATTTTTAGGATTGGCACCAATTGCCTTTGCACAAGATAAAGACAAGGATAAAGAAGAAAAAGATTTAGGAACAGAGACTGTAACGGTAGTAAAAGCATACAAGCCAACTATTGCAGATGCTTTTAAACTAAAATCTACACCTGTTATTAATGGGGCGGTAGAATTAAAGAAAAAGCCAATTAATTATAGTATTTTTTCTGTGCCTGTAGCTTCTACATTTACACCAGCAAAGGGTAAAGCCACTGCTGTAAAAAAGAAAAAACCAGAGGAGTTATTTAATTCTTATGCTTCTTTAGGTTTGGGAAATTACAACAATGCTTTGGTAGATTTTTATACAAGCAGACCTATTAACAGAAACGAAACTTTAGATATAGGGTTAAACCATCATTCTTCTCGTGGAGATATAGAAGAAGCTCCTGTAGATAATGTTTTTTACGATACTAAAGTAAAAGGTATTTATACAAGAAGAGAAAGAGATTTAGAATGGAATGCCAATTTAGCTTTACAACATAAGTTATACAGTTGGTATGGAGTAACAGAAGATGCTTTGGGTACAATACCAGAAAGTCTTATAGATGAAAAACAACATTATTTTGATGCAGAACTTGGAGGAGAGCTTAAGATGGAAGATTACCTAATTAAAGGTGGTGATGTATTGTTAAGACGTTTTTGGGATGCAACAGAATCCGGAGAAAATAGAGCGGTTATTAACGCAGCTGTAGAAGTGCCAATTTCTAATGAGTTAATTAACTTTAATGTAAAACTAGATTACCTTGGTGGTAAATTTAAAAATGCTAGTTTAAATAACACAGATAATACTGGCGAAATTAAATTTGGTCAGGTACAGTTTGGTGTAAACCCTAGCTTGGTAATATTAAGAGATGACCTTACTTTAAATTTAGGAGCTAATGTAGTATATGGTTTAGATACAGAGGCTAGTAACAGTAACTTATATATTTATCCTGCGGTAACAGCTTCATACAGATTGTCTGGAGAAACTGCAATTGCATATGGTGGTATAGAGGGAGATTTACATCAAAATTCTTATCACGATTTTGTAGATGAGAATCCATTTGTATCTCCAACACTCACAATTTTACCAACCGATAGTCAGTACAATGCCTATGCAGGTTTAAAAGGGCAATTATTAACTAATTTAGGTTACAATGTAAAGGCATCTTATACGGCAGAAAATAATAGAGCTTTATATAAGTTAAATCCAGAAAATGCTTTTAGAGCAGATGAAGATAAAGATTATCATTTAGGGAATACATTTGATATTTTTTATGACGATATAAAAACATTTTCATTCTTTGGAGAGTTAAATGTAGATGTAAACAGAAACTTTGCTTTAGGTATAAATGCTGAGGTTTTTAGCTACACAACAGAAACAGACAACCCTGCTTGGAACTTGCCAAAAGTAAAGGGGTCTTTATTTTTGGATTATCAAATTAATGAAAAATGGTTTATGGGAGCTAACTTATTCTTTGTAGGTGAAAGAGAAGATTTAGGTTCTGTTGCGGCAACTGGTACACAACCACAAGATTTTGTATCTACAGTAGTAACTTTAGATAGTTATTTTGATGCTAATGCACACGTTGGTTACCGTTTAGATGAAAAATTATCACTTTTTATAAAAACAGCAAACATAGCAAATAACAACTACCAACGTTGGGCAAATTATCCAGTTCAGGGCTTCCAAGTACTTGCAGGGGCAACTTATAAATTTAACTGGTAA
- a CDS encoding tetratricopeptide repeat protein → MKMKKIAILLCFMGMSIYGYSQKTEIYTHKNKDYVKALSLYNDKQYQASQAVFKEVAKSTNDYETKANSHYYIATAAIRLNQLGADKLMEKFVADYPTSTKRNTAYLDVADYYFETGKYPHALKWYAKVDQSSMSRKDKERFEFNNGYALFSSKKYKDAERYLNRVTNSATYGSQAKYYLGYIAYEQDNYQEANERFDQITDQDELKEKLSYYQADMNFKLGNFEKAIALAKEQLPKADRNEVSELNKIIGESYFNLKQYNNAIPYLTEYKGKRGKWSNTDYYLLGYSYYKQGDYANGIDQFNNIIDGDNSVSQNAYYHLAECYLKLDKKQEALNAFKNASQMDYSEQIKKDAYLNYARLSYEIGNAYEPVPAVLTKYLENYPDSEHAKEIQELLVDSYITSKNYKGALELLEKNKNYASKETYQKVAFYRGVELFLEQDYNTALDAFNLSLDNAEEPKFKARANFWKAESLYLLNKFDDALVSFVAFQQNPMSVSTEENKELDYNLAYTYFKLNDYVNATSYYKKYTDSKPEDEAKLNDAYLRLGDCYFVTSKYWPAIETYNIALKNRGGQKDYAAYQRALSYGFVGKSDTKISELKSFVTKYNKSTLKDDALYELGNTYIKLGKEDLGLQAYNKLISDYKGSSLVPRALLRQGLVHYNASRNEKALAKFKTVVRDHAKTQEAIQAVATAKLVYVDLGRVDEYADWVRDLDFVEVTDSELDNATYDSAEKQFIENKTDAAIRGYENYIKEFPNGSHILDANFKLAQLYFGKGQKANALPHYKYVADQGAAEFTEQAIARVCEIYIGDNKYTDAFPYLEKLEQTANIKQNVTFAQSNLMKGYYNQKNYSKTIAYAEKVLATESIDNRIKSDAHIMIARSAIKTNDEVKAKEAYATVQKIATGERGAEAWYYNAYFKNKEQDYEASSAAVQTLVKDFSGYKEWAGKGLLVMAKNYDALGDAYQANYILENIIKNFSSYPDIVAEAQTEQRLIKTKEARSNSSISPDGN, encoded by the coding sequence ATGAAAATGAAAAAAATTGCAATACTCCTATGTTTTATGGGGATGTCTATCTATGGATATTCGCAAAAAACAGAAATTTACACACACAAGAATAAAGATTACGTAAAAGCACTGTCTTTGTACAACGACAAGCAGTACCAAGCGTCACAAGCCGTTTTTAAAGAAGTGGCAAAAAGCACCAATGATTACGAGACAAAAGCCAATAGTCATTACTACATTGCTACGGCTGCAATACGTCTTAATCAGCTTGGTGCAGATAAACTTATGGAGAAGTTTGTGGCAGACTACCCAACGTCTACCAAAAGAAATACAGCTTATTTAGATGTGGCAGATTATTATTTTGAAACGGGTAAGTATCCGCACGCTTTAAAATGGTATGCTAAAGTAGACCAATCTTCTATGTCTAGGAAAGACAAAGAACGATTTGAGTTTAACAACGGATACGCTCTTTTTTCATCTAAAAAATACAAAGACGCAGAACGTTATTTAAATCGTGTTACCAACTCGGCAACCTACGGTTCTCAAGCAAAATATTACTTAGGTTATATTGCTTATGAGCAAGATAATTACCAAGAGGCAAATGAGCGTTTTGACCAGATTACAGATCAGGACGAGTTAAAAGAAAAACTATCATACTACCAAGCAGATATGAATTTTAAACTTGGTAATTTTGAAAAAGCTATAGCACTTGCCAAAGAACAGTTGCCAAAAGCAGATAGGAATGAGGTATCAGAATTAAATAAAATAATAGGTGAAAGTTACTTTAACCTAAAACAATACAATAATGCTATACCTTATTTAACAGAGTACAAAGGTAAACGTGGTAAGTGGAGTAATACAGATTATTATTTGCTTGGTTACAGTTACTATAAGCAAGGAGATTACGCAAATGGTATAGACCAGTTTAATAATATTATAGATGGAGATAACAGTGTGTCTCAAAACGCATATTACCATTTAGCAGAATGTTATTTAAAACTAGATAAAAAACAAGAAGCTTTAAATGCATTTAAAAATGCATCTCAGATGGATTATTCTGAGCAAATTAAAAAAGATGCTTATTTAAACTATGCCAGACTTAGTTATGAAATTGGTAATGCATACGAGCCTGTGCCAGCAGTACTAACTAAATATTTAGAAAACTACCCAGATAGTGAGCACGCTAAAGAAATTCAAGAGCTTTTAGTAGATTCTTACATTACATCTAAAAATTACAAAGGTGCTTTGGAGTTGCTAGAGAAGAATAAAAATTACGCTAGTAAAGAAACGTACCAAAAGGTTGCTTTTTACAGAGGCGTAGAATTGTTTTTAGAGCAAGATTACAATACTGCTTTAGATGCGTTTAATTTGTCTTTAGATAATGCCGAAGAACCAAAATTTAAAGCCAGAGCAAATTTCTGGAAAGCAGAATCACTTTATTTACTAAACAAGTTTGATGATGCCTTGGTATCGTTTGTAGCTTTTCAACAGAATCCAATGTCTGTTTCTACAGAAGAAAATAAGGAGTTAGATTACAATTTAGCATATACTTATTTTAAACTGAATGATTACGTAAATGCAACATCATATTATAAAAAATATACAGATAGCAAACCAGAAGACGAGGCTAAGTTAAACGATGCTTATTTACGTTTGGGAGATTGCTACTTTGTAACTAGCAAGTATTGGCCAGCTATTGAAACGTATAATATCGCTTTAAAAAACAGAGGCGGACAAAAAGATTATGCCGCTTACCAAAGAGCTCTAAGTTATGGTTTTGTTGGTAAGAGTGATACTAAAATTAGTGAACTAAAAAGCTTTGTAACAAAGTATAACAAATCTACTTTAAAGGATGATGCTTTGTATGAGTTAGGAAACACATACATTAAATTAGGTAAGGAAGATTTAGGTTTACAAGCATATAATAAATTAATTAGCGACTATAAAGGAAGTAGTTTAGTGCCAAGAGCATTACTACGCCAAGGTTTAGTGCACTATAACGCAAGTAGAAATGAAAAAGCCTTAGCTAAATTTAAAACAGTTGTGCGTGACCACGCCAAAACACAAGAGGCAATACAAGCTGTAGCAACAGCAAAACTAGTTTATGTAGATCTTGGTAGGGTAGATGAGTATGCAGACTGGGTTAGAGATTTAGATTTTGTAGAGGTTACAGATTCAGAATTAGATAATGCTACCTATGATTCTGCTGAAAAACAATTTATAGAAAATAAAACAGATGCGGCTATTAGAGGTTATGAGAATTACATTAAAGAATTTCCTAATGGTTCTCATATTTTAGATGCAAACTTTAAACTAGCGCAATTGTATTTTGGTAAAGGGCAAAAAGCAAATGCGTTACCACATTACAAATACGTTGCAGACCAAGGAGCTGCAGAATTTACAGAGCAGGCAATAGCGCGTGTATGTGAAATTTATATTGGAGATAATAAATACACAGATGCTTTTCCATACTTAGAGAAACTAGAGCAAACAGCAAATATTAAACAAAATGTAACCTTTGCACAGTCTAACTTAATGAAAGGTTATTACAATCAAAAGAACTATAGCAAAACTATTGCTTATGCAGAAAAAGTGTTAGCTACAGAGAGTATAGATAACCGTATTAAAAGTGATGCTCATATTATGATAGCGCGTTCTGCTATTAAAACTAACGATGAGGTTAAAGCAAAAGAAGCATATGCTACGGTACAAAAAATAGCAACAGGTGAAAGAGGTGCAGAGGCTTGGTATTACAATGCGTACTTTAAAAACAAGGAGCAAGATTATGAGGCTTCTTCTGCAGCAGTGCAAACATTGGTTAAAGATTTTTCGGGATATAAAGAATGGGCAGGAAAAGGCTTGTTAGTTATGGCTAAAAATTACGATGCATTGGGAGATGCGTACCAAGCAAATTATATTTTAGAAAATATTATAAAAAACTTTAGCAGTTACCCAGACATAGTTGCAGAGGCACAAACAGAACAGCGACTTATTAAAACCAAGGAAGCACGTAGCAACTCTTCTATAAGTCCAGATGGCAACTAA
- the asnB gene encoding asparagine synthase B, with protein sequence MCGIVCAFDVKESTEALRPQLLEMSKKIRHRGPDWSGIYADDKAILAHERLAIVDPASGKQPLLSPNGKLILAANGEIYNHRELRKQFKDTYDFQTESDCEVILALYYEKGVDFLDELNGIFGFTIYDADKDEYFVARDHMGIIPLYMGWDKNGTFYVASELKALEGTCTKIELFPPGHYLHSKDGELKKWYSRDWMEYDAVKENETSIQEVKEALEAAVHRQLMSDVPYGVLLSGGLDSSVTSAVAKKYAQKRIESGDTADAWYPQLHSFSVGLEGSPDLAAAKKVADHIGTVHHEIKFTIQEGLDAIKDVIYNIETYDITTIRSSTPMYLMARVIKSMGIKMVLSGEGADELFGGYLYFHKAPNAQEFHEETVRKLDKLHMYDCLRANKSLAAWGIEGRVPFLDKEFMDVAMRINPKDKMINGERMEKWVVRKAFEDMIPESVAWRQKEQFSDGVGYSWIDTLKELVEKEITDEQIENAAFRFPINTPLNKEEYYYRTIFEGHFPSDAAALSVPQEASVACSTATALEWDEAFKNMNDPSGRAIANVHDEAY encoded by the coding sequence ATGTGTGGAATAGTTTGTGCATTTGATGTAAAGGAAAGCACTGAGGCTTTAAGACCTCAGTTGTTAGAGATGTCTAAAAAAATTAGACATAGAGGTCCAGACTGGAGTGGTATATACGCAGACGATAAAGCTATTTTAGCACACGAGCGTTTGGCAATTGTAGATCCGGCTTCTGGTAAACAACCATTATTAAGTCCTAATGGTAAATTAATATTAGCTGCCAATGGAGAAATTTATAATCACAGAGAATTACGTAAGCAGTTTAAAGATACATATGATTTTCAGACAGAATCTGATTGCGAGGTTATTTTGGCTTTGTATTATGAAAAGGGAGTGGATTTTTTAGATGAGTTAAATGGTATTTTTGGTTTCACTATTTATGATGCCGATAAAGATGAATATTTTGTTGCTCGTGATCATATGGGAATTATTCCTTTGTATATGGGTTGGGATAAAAACGGTACGTTCTACGTTGCATCAGAATTAAAAGCATTGGAAGGTACTTGTACAAAAATAGAATTATTTCCTCCTGGTCATTACTTACATAGTAAAGATGGTGAGTTAAAAAAATGGTACTCTCGTGATTGGATGGAGTATGATGCTGTTAAAGAAAACGAAACTAGCATACAAGAAGTAAAAGAAGCTTTAGAAGCAGCGGTTCACAGACAGTTAATGTCTGATGTACCATACGGAGTATTATTGTCTGGTGGTTTAGATTCTTCTGTAACTTCTGCTGTTGCAAAAAAATATGCACAAAAACGTATAGAAAGTGGTGATACAGCAGATGCTTGGTATCCACAACTACACTCTTTTTCTGTTGGATTAGAAGGATCACCAGATTTGGCTGCTGCAAAAAAAGTAGCAGATCATATTGGTACTGTACATCATGAAATTAAATTTACAATTCAAGAAGGTTTAGATGCTATTAAAGATGTTATTTATAACATAGAAACGTATGATATTACTACAATTCGTTCTTCTACACCGATGTACTTAATGGCACGTGTTATTAAGTCTATGGGTATAAAAATGGTATTGTCTGGTGAAGGCGCAGATGAGCTATTTGGTGGTTATTTGTATTTTCATAAGGCGCCAAATGCACAAGAGTTTCATGAAGAGACTGTACGTAAATTAGATAAGTTACATATGTACGATTGTTTAAGAGCTAATAAAAGTTTAGCTGCTTGGGGAATTGAAGGTCGTGTACCATTTTTAGATAAAGAATTTATGGATGTTGCTATGCGTATTAACCCTAAAGATAAAATGATTAATGGGGAACGTATGGAGAAATGGGTAGTTCGTAAGGCGTTTGAAGATATGATACCGGAAAGCGTAGCTTGGAGACAAAAAGAACAGTTTTCTGATGGTGTAGGATATAGCTGGATTGATACTTTAAAAGAATTAGTTGAGAAAGAAATAACAGATGAGCAAATTGAAAATGCAGCATTCCGTTTTCCAATTAACACACCATTAAACAAGGAAGAGTATTATTATAGAACTATTTTTGAAGGACATTTTCCTAGTGATGCAGCAGCATTAAGTGTACCGCAAGAGGCAAGTGTAGCTTGTAGTACGGCAACAGCTTTAGAATGGGATGAAGCGTTTAAAAATATGAACGACCCTTCTGGTAGAGCAATAGCTAACGTACATGATGAAGCATATTAA